The proteins below are encoded in one region of Penaeus chinensis breed Huanghai No. 1 chromosome 25, ASM1920278v2, whole genome shotgun sequence:
- the LOC125038652 gene encoding proline-rich protein HaeIII subfamily 1-like — protein sequence MFMETDITIGSDIHGNIKGCSKKIYCNNSISSGDRALREAPFGPPSAPFGPLRPPFGPLRPPSAPFGPLRPPSAPFGSLRPPSAPFGPPSAPFGPLRPPSAPFGPLRPPSAPFGPLRPPSAPFGPLRPPSAPFGPLRPPSAPFGPLRPPSAPFGPLRPPSAPFGPLRPPSAPFGPLRPPSAPFGPLRPPSAPFGPLRPAPERVAAWEAGQAASLYLRRPFKGLLATGVPHGEPLGRPLAHL from the exons ATGTTCATGGAGACAGATATAACGATTGGAAGCGATATTCATGGAAACATAAAAGG ATGCAG CAAGAAAATCTATTGCAACAACTCGATCTCTTCCGGCGACCGTGCGTTGCGCGAGGCCCCCTTCGGCCCCCCTTCGGCCCCCTTCGGCCCCCTTCGGCCCCCCTTCGGCCCCCTTCGGCCCCCTTCGGCCCCCTTCGGCCCCCTTCGGCCTCCTTCGGCTCCCTTCGGCTCCCTTCGGCCCCCTTCGGCCCCCTTCGGCCCCCCTTCGGCCCCCTTCGGCCCCCTTCGGCCCCCTTCGGCTCCCTTCGGCCCCCTTCGGCCCCCTTCGGCCCCCTTCGGCCCCCTTCGGCCCCCTTCGGCCCCCTTCGGCCCCCTTCGGCCCCCTTCGGCCCCCTTCGGCCCCCTTCGGCCCCCTTCGGCCCCCTTCGGCCCCCTTCGGCCCCCTTCGGCCCCCTTCGGCCCCCTTCGGCCCCCTTCGGCCCCCTTCGGCCCCCTTCGGCCCCCTTCGGCCCCCTTCGGCCCCCTTCGGCCCCCTTCGGCCCCCTTCGGCCCCCTTCGGCCCCCTTCGGCCCCCTTCGGCCCCCTTCGGCCCGCGCCCGAACGAGTTGCGGCGTGGGAGGCAGGCCAGGCGGCGTCGCTTTATCTCCGGCGTCCTTTCAAAGGCCTTTTGG
- the LOC125038653 gene encoding zinc finger protein 37-like, which translates to MGDSKLDMEVPDNAIEFIAVKEEIIEDVNEVNNHRIKVLEDSDGVNAVYIKTEKEVDTDYESPVKKEINNLKEAVTNVSDNLMCEEEDPLLLPVPFTFEVCENLCSPDQTLHKKDSDEETRKKSETKGKCFYCEICDKKLPCKSKLLVHMRVHTREKPYNCEICNQAFSQKHHMVEHMRIHTQEKPYICDICSKPFCGRSNLVKHMRVHTKERPYSCDICSKAFPEKIALDRHVRVHTREKPDSILSFILHTTSPSVLETSQISFLYSEDSDFHSVEGMQGTREIGGKLTILLNALGSVPCKTTTRGLPRKTKNLHLEEFQKVNL; encoded by the exons ATGGGTGACTCGAAGTTAGATATGGAAGTGCCTGACAATGCCATTGAATTTATTGCTGTCAAGGAAGAAATTATTGAAGATGTAAATGAAGTGAACAACCATAGAATAAAAGTTCTCGAGGATAGTGATGGAGTGAATGCTGTCTATATCAAAACAGAAAAGGAGGTAGATACAGATTATGAAAGTCCAGTTAAAAAAGAAATCAACAATCTGAAGGAAGCAGTTACAAATGTCTCGGATAATTTGATGTGTGAAGAGGAAGATCCATTGCTCTTGCCAGTTCCATTTACTTTCGAGGTCTGTGAGAACCTCTGCTCACCAGACCAGACATTACACAAGAAAGATAGTGATGAGGAAACACGCAAAAAGTCggaaacaaaagggaaatgtTTCTATTGTGAGATCTGTGACAAGAAACTACCTTGCAAAAGTAAGCTTTTAGttcacatgagagtacatacaagaGAAAAGCCCTATAATTGTGAAATTTGCAACCAGGCCTTCTCTCAGAAACATCACATGGTTGAACATATGAGAATCCATACACAAGAGAAGCCTTATATCTGTGACATATGTTCTAAGCCATTCTGCGGGAGAAGCAATCTTGTGAaacacatgagagtacatacaaaggagagacCATATAGTTGTGATATATGCAGTAAGGCTTTCCCTGAGAAAATTGCTCTGGATAGACACGTGAGAGTACATACAAGAGAAAAGCCtgac AGTATATTAAGCTTTATTCTGCATACGACTTCACCAAGTGTTCTTGAAACTTCACAAATTAGTTTTCTGTACAGCGAAGACAGTGACTTCCACT CAGTGGAGGGCATgcaaggtaccagggaaattgggGGTAAACTAACAATTCTGCTGAATGCATTGGGCAGTGTACCCTGCAAGACCACCACGAGGGGCTtgcccaggaaaacaaagaacctCCAT CTAGAAGAATTCCAGAAAGTTAATTTATAA